In a genomic window of Glycine max cultivar Williams 82 chromosome 13, Glycine_max_v4.0, whole genome shotgun sequence:
- the LOC100792377 gene encoding uncharacterized protein LOC100792377 encodes MAHQYPSSNESDSHIIPPQPLKLKKPHQPKGKQMGQEKEDESQYLEGLVLDSRYGEELVLDCQSGKYSGKDNNTHGQTPSASKVHNKVEITLDYNATTEGTSVEGEDSGRERLKRHRVEVAGRVWIPDIWGQEELLKDWIDCTAFDAPLVPSRIVMARTALVEEGRRATSGGLRIENRC; translated from the coding sequence ATGGCTCACCAATATCCCTCCTCTAATGAATCTGACAGCCATATCATTCCTCCTCAACCGTTGAAATTGAAGAAACCCCACCAACCCAAAGGAAAACAAATGGGGCAAGAAAAGGAAGATGAATCTCAATATTTGGAGGGATTGGTCCTTGACTCTCGATATGGAGAGGAATTAGTCTTAGATTGTCAGTCAGGGAAGTATAGCGGCAAAGATAACAACACACATGGACAAACTCCATCTGCTTCAAAAGTCCACAACAAGGTTGAAATTACATTGGATTATAATGCTACAACAGAAGGAACTAGTGTTGAAGGGGAAGATAGTGGACGTGAGAGGTTGAAGAGGCATAGAGTGGAAGTGGCTGGAAGAGTTTGGATTCCTGACATATGGGGGCAAGAGGAGCTCTTGAAGGATTGGATTGATTGCACAGCATTTGATGCTCCTTTGGTTCCAAGCAGAATCGTGATGGCACGAACGGCTTTGGTTGAAGAAGGTAGAAGAGCCACATCGGGTGGATTGAGAATCGAGAACAGGTGTTGA
- the LOC100791477 gene encoding cell division protein FtsZ homolog 2-1, chloroplastic, whose protein sequence is MATCVSTIFAPSNTRNSARVLSVGGTNLTWNYPGRACFTKMYDRRNGFSGGIQMSGLLQVKCSANSHSVSPYNNSQGPFLDLHPEVSMLRGEASSTVNSPRKDSSGGDLSESLGTTSSQSDYNEAKIKVIGVGGGGSNAVNRMIESEMHGVEFWIVNTDVQAMRMSPVYPENRLQIGQELTRGLGAGGNPETGMNAAKESKESIEEAVYGADMVFVTAGMGGGTGTGGAPIIASIAKSMGILTVGIVTTPFSFEGRKRAIQAQEGITALRDNVDTLIVIPNDKLLTAVSQSTPVTEAFNLADDILRQGVRGISDIITIPGLVNVDFADVRAIMANAGSSLMGIGTATGKSRARDAALNAIQSPLLDIGIERATGIVWNITGGTDLTLFEVNTAAEVIYDLVDPTANLIFGAVIDPSLSGQVSITLIATGFKRQEESQGRPLQVSQLTQADTTYGTNRRSSSFADGGLFEIPEFLKKKGGGSRYPRA, encoded by the exons ATGGCCACTTGTGTGTCAACAATTTTTGCACCATCTAATACTAGAAATTCCGCAAGGGTGCTTTCTGTTGGAGGAACAAATCTCACTTGGAATTATCCTGGGAGAGCTTGTTTTACGAAAATGTATGACCGCAGGAATGGGTTTTCTGGTGGCATCCAGATGTCGGGTTTACTTCAAGTTAAGTGTTCAGCCAATTCGCACAGTGTAAGTCCATATAATAATAGCCAAGGTCCTTTTCTAGATTTACATCCTGAGGTGTCAATGCTTAGAGGAGAAGCGAGCAGTACAGTGAACAGCCCTAGAAAGGATAGCTCAGGTGGGGATTTATCTGAGAGCCTGGGAACTACATCTAGTCAAAGTGATTACAATGAAGCAAAGATCAAAGTTATTGGTGTTGGAGGTGGTGGGTCAAATGCAGTCAATCGCATGATAGAGAGCGAAATGCATGGCGTGGAGTTTTGGATTGTTAATACTGATGTTCAAGCCATGAGAATGTCACCTGTCTATCCTGAGAACCGTTTGCAAATTGGTCAAGAGCTTACACGAGGTCTTGGTGCTGGTGGTAACCCTGAGACTGGAATGAATGCTGCGAAAGAAAGCAAAGAATCAATAGAAGAGGCAGTCTATGGAGCCGATATGGTCTTTGTTACT GCTGGAATGGGTGGGGGAACTGGCACAGGTGGTGCTCCAATTATTGCTAGTATTGCAAAGTCAATGGGTATACTGACGGTTGGTATTGTCACCACCCCCTTCTCGTTTGAAGGGAGAAAGAGAGCTATTCAAGCCCAAGAAGGAATTACAGCCTTAAGAGATAATGTTGACACACTTATAGTTATTCCAAATGACAAGCTACTAACAGCAGTTTCTCAATCTACCCCTGTAACTGAAGCATTCAATCTGGCTGATGATATTCTTCGACAGGGTGTTCGTGGCATATCTGATATTATTACG ATACCAGGGTTGGTGAATGTAGATTTTGCTGATGTTCGAGCTATAATGGCCAATGCAGGTTCTTCACTAATGGGGATAGGAACTGCAACTG GGAAATCAAGGGCAAGAGATGCTGCATTAAATGCCATCCAGTCACCTTTACTGGATATTGGTATAGAGAGGGCTACTGGAATTGTTTGGAACATAACTGGTGGGACTGATCTGACCTTGTTTGAG GTAAACACGGCAGCAGAGGTTATATATGACCTCGTGGACCCTACTGCTAATTTAATATTTGGAGCAGTAATAGATCCATCACTCAGTGGTCAA GTGAGCATAACATTGATTGCAACTGGGTTCAAGCGTCAAGAGGAGAGCCAAGGGAGGCCTCTGCAG GTCAGTCAACTCACTCAAGCGGATACAACCTATGGCACCAACCGGCGGTCTTCCTCTTTCGCTGATGGTGGTTTGTTTGAGATACCAGAATTCCtaaagaagaaaggaggaggTTCACGCTATCCAAGGGCGTAA